The DNA segment CCCTGGGCTGCTGATCAGTCCCCTGGACCTGGCCACCAGTTACGGACAGTCTGAGGGCCTGGGCTGCTGATCAGTCCCCTGGACCTGGCCACCAGTTACAGACAGTCTGAGGGCTGGGGGCGAGCTGAGCCTGGGCCGGTGTTAGCCTTGCACGGGCTCTGTGTTGATTTTGTTGGTGTTTTAAGGACGCAGTAGATATGTCGAAGAAAAATGCCCTTATCTTAGCAAGACAGCGTTTATGTGAAATGATAGGATATCTTGGACGATGCTAAAATACTCCAAAAAAACCcaggtgtgtgtgcatatgtgattgtgtgtgcctgtgtaatgtatgtgtgtgtgagattgtgtgtgtgtgtgtagaaaaacAGTGGGAAAGGTTTATGATTGAAATGGGGGGATGGAGTTCTTTCCACTATTCCCTGTAAGTTAGAACTTTTCCATAGTTAACAGTTAAAACATGTAATGCATGCTATGCTCCCATGGAGTATTGGATCTGAAACGTTCTTCACACTTGCTCCATTCCCCGGGAATAAATGGTGAATTCGGGGAGGCACGAAGGCGAGAGACCCTGGGGAAGGCCGGGCCCCCGACTCAGCCCAGGGGGGCGGCCACACCACCCCGTGACTGACCTGGAAGCAGTCTTATGGGCTGGAGGTCCGCTCCCCGCCAGCAGCAGAGCAGCAGGACCAAGAGGGTGGCTGCAGTGTGGGCTGCCATGTTCCTCCGGCCGAAGGAGGAGGCCCCTGGGCTTCTCCCTGGTCTCCAGGACACGGGAACGACCAGGGTCTGTGACATCACGGCCAGAAGCCCGCTGGGTCCTGCCTGTGGGGGTCGTGCCCAGGGTCTGTGCCTGGGAGGGAGGCGCTGGCCGTGGCCTCGCTGCGGTGGAACCGCCTCTTCCCAGCCTGTTTCCTGTTCCGGGTCCCTGCTCGTCCTGGAGACCCTCCGGCTGTTCCCACGGCCGCCTGGAAACCTGTCAGAGATGCAGAGTCCAGAACCCAGCACCAGCCCGGGCCTCCGGAACCGGAATCTGCCTCCTCCCCCGATCCGCGTGTGCGGTGGCGACAGGGCACCATTTCTGGGGCCACGGTGGCCCTTCTGGGGGAGGAAGGAGTTTCCTTCCAGCTCCTCGGGGCCTGGCTGGGTCGGCAGGTTAGACCGCCGGAGCCAGATGGAGCCAGACGGACAGGAGGCGGGGGCACACATTTCACACAAGCTCGGCCTGACCCGGAAGCCTCGCTAAGGCCGCGAAGAGCAGACGGGAGAGACGGAGCGTTTGCGCTGCGGGTTCGATGCAGACGACGGCCCGGAGGACGGCGGATGCTCAGGGCGCAGGAGGTGCGTGTCCGCAACAGGGAAACGCCGCAGGCCTGTCCTTCGGGTCCTTTCGGTGCCTTTGTCTCCAGAGGTGACCATCTCCTTTCCTCTGGGCTGGGGGGCCTCTCTCGCTGGAGATTCGAGCCGTGGTTCCGGGCAGAAGGGCGAGGGAGCCAGAGGCCTTTTCCTCAAACTCCTCAGCTGAAGACGCTGGGTCCGCCAGAGTTTCAGTTTTTAGGGATTCCAGTCAGACGCACAGGAAGAGAATGGAAGCATTCGTTGGAGAGTTGCAGCCAGATActggaggaaatgagaaaaattcaggatccagtcctgtttttttttttttttcctcttttaaatgtattttttatttttacgtatttattttaaaatgatttttattctctttctctctctttttgctttttagggccgcattggtggttcctaggctaggggtcagatcagagccgtagctgccaccgacaccacagccacagccacgccagggatccaacccgcatcttcatggatcctcgtcagctcgttaactgctgcgccacagagggaactctgatttttactttttccatcacagctggtttacagtgttgtgttgattttctatagcaaggtgaccagtcacacatacgtatatacattctttttctcacattatcctgctccatcatgagtgactaggtatagttcccagggctacgcagctttccttttttccagCTCTGTTGGGGTGTTGCTAGCgtacagcactgtgtaagtttagaTTTTATATATGCATGCAGCGCAGTTTGCAAGTGGGTAACAAATCCTTAAGGACAGTGAAGGACCAGACGTTAATACACATAGCGACGTGCTATTGTCTCCATTGAAAcgtaattttcatttctataatcaCTCCCGTTTCCATCCAAGAAATCAAAGTAAGCCTAATTTGTTTGTAAGATAAGTCTAGTCTCATTAAACTTGGCCTGATTATTGGCAGAAGTGCGGTAGGAATAGGGATCTTGAGTTCGTTTTGTTGGAACTTTTCAAAAAGGATCTCAGATTGGACTTTTAAAAGCTtcctgatggagttcccgtcgtggtgcagcagaaacgaatctgactagtatccatgaggacttgggttcgatccctggccttgctcagtaggttaaggatccagcgttgccgtgagctgtggacggggctcggatcctgtgttgctgtgactttggcataggccggcagctgtagctccaattagactcctagcccaggaacctccatgtgctgtgggtgtggccctaaaaagcaaaataaataaataaatcagtaaagcTTCCTGAGGGTCAGAAGCCAAGCCAAGGCTCGCCATCGGATTTTGCCCGCAGTTCCTGTAATTTAGGTGAACCTCTCTTCCAAAGGTTCCCCACCTTGTAAAGGTTCTTGGGCCTGCGAGGAAGTGACCTTCGTTAGTCACCTGGTCAGGCTGCTGGAAACCCTGTAAGAAAGACAGGGTTCGTTTTCCAAGGACCTTTAACGGCTCCATAAAAAAGCCTTCGTTCCTTATTGCTGTCTCGCTGTGTCTGCGTCTACGTATGTTTCGCGTGAGTCTCTGCCTATCGAAAGTGGTGCTCTTGGCTACGAATGCCTGGGGCACTCACCCGGGCCCACGCCCCCCGTGGCAAAGCTCCCACAGACAGACGTTTTCCCCCGACTGGAGCCAGTGTCAGAGCTAGACCGGCCCTTGTGGGTCTTACAATTGCGGGATGCATTTCAGCAAAACCCATCAGGGAACTTGGAAAAACGAGGTTTGTTGCTTGTGGGTCCTGGAGGGTACATGGCCACATGTGGTCCCCAGGGCCACTCAGTGAAGTCGTGGGTAGAAAGGGGGAGAAACTGAGCAGACAAACCTGGGGCTCTGCCTTTGCTAGGGGCCAAGGTTTCCTGTGTTTATGCCTTACTGGTGACTTCAAACACAAGAGTGGGGTTAGGGCTCGAGACGGGACAAGCAAGTGCCTCAAATGGTCAGctacccaaggagttcccgttgtgcatagtggaaatgaatctgactggcatccatgagcacgcaggttcgatccctggcttcattcagcaggttaagaatacagcgttgctgtgagctgtgttgtgggtcgcagatgtggctcagatctggtgtggctatggctgtgcttcagctggcagctgcagctccgattggacccctagcctgggaacctccatatgctgtgggtgtcgccctaaaaagacaaaaaataaatgaattaataaataaaatttttgtggcgtaagccggcagctggcgctccatttgacccctagcccaggagcttccatgtgccgggtgtggccctaaaaggaaaaagaaaaaaaaaaggtcatctcCCCAGTTTACCCAGGACTTTCTAATAGGGAAGCTTCATGGGTGGGGCGGCCTGGCCCCTTCTCTAGCCGTTTAGCTGGTAACTGTGTCATGTGGCTGGTGATATGTTTATCTGAGATGGATGCCTTTGAAGTGGACGCCTTGGCAATCAAAATCCGAGGGTCATGCACTTACAGGACAAACAAAGACACTTACTGTCAGGAACTTACCCTACAATTTACATTCTCAGATAGGACACCCAGTCAAGGCTTTGGGCTTATAACCAATGTGTCTGTTACAAGgagaacagatatttattgaacttCTGCAAGTAACCAGAGTGCCATGAAAATAAGAACACTCACAGTTTCCAATCCTGGAGATATCACATAGGAAGAAAAGATACATGATTCTATTTTGTTTGCAAAGACAGGATTCATCAAATTGCTTTAAGTTGTAGACAGcttaagagaaaagaggaaaaggccagggaatcgaacccgtgacctcatggatgctagtcggtttcattaactgctgggccatgacgggatcCCCAAGGTCAGGAAGATCTTACTTGGAATTCGATTTGGGGAAGTTGcccaaaatgtcaaaaatttGAATACTTGGTTTAAATAGGATCACAGATCAATATGAAtcaatagttatttatttaactaAAGTGACAATAAAAGGTTTCAAAAGCAAATATGGGCGATAATGTGATCACACAAAAAGCCTTTGCCTTTTCAATATTGGGAAGACTCAGCTTCTTCCTGTAATAACCAAAGACATGATAAAGAGAACGTGAAGTTCACAGAACCGTTGTTCCCTAGGCGGCACAGCCCCAAGGTTAAGCAAGGCCTTCGCAGTGTCTGATTAGGCGCAGCCTGGTAAGCCAGGACTCCGCTGTCCCAGACCACGTGGACTTGACAGACACTTGGGTCCGTTCCCAGATTCTAAGGATTTTAAGAACATGTAATTTGTAGAcatgattatttttctctaagCCAGTTCAAATAGAGCTCTTCAagagattttataattttgacaGTATCATCTCGAGACAGAAAAATGCCACACAAGCataacatacacaaacacacagacgCCGTCGGACAGTGATGAGCCCGAGGCGGGCGAGAACAAAGACCTTTGTTTAGGAGAAACATATCCGCGTAAAACCGAAAGACTGTTCCAGGGAAGAGAAAATCAGGGGCGTCTAAAGGCAGAAAGCCACGAGCTTGTTAAAGTGGTCTGGCAAGAATCGTAATTGACTCTGACGGAAGAGAAGAAGCATTTGTCCGTAAGGGAGAGGCTGTCACAAGTTATTCAGGGCAGAGGGCCGATAAGTGTCTTGGTTTCTGGGACACTGTGCAGATCTTTGGGTGCTGCGTCAAGACAGTAAGTGGTCAGAGTTCGGGTTCCACCTGGGCTGAGACACACAGaagcctcacctcctccaggctcCGGCTTCATCTCAGAGGCTCCCCGTGGGCAATGCTGGCGCCATTTTGACTTTCTTTCACAAAGCAGATCGAGTTCCCCTATTATCAGAGAGCCAGGGCAGACCTACTGCTTCAACCTTTCTCTTTGTCCCACGGGCAGGACAGTTCCTGTCAATATCTGACTTTCTGTCGTACCTGCAGGCACCTTGACTCGGGTGAGAAGGAAGGTGGGCCTTTGGATTACTGCTAGAGCCACAGTCCTGCTTTGAAAAGACGTAGCCAGTAAGACAAGCACTGtgatttttaattcttcaaaaaaattggggcgttcccatcgtggctcagtggtaatgaacctgactagtatccatgaggatgcggcttgatccctggcctcacacagcgggttgaggatccggtgttgccgtgagctgtcgggtaggtcgcagatgtggctcagatctggtgttgctgtggctgggatgcaggcccgcggctgtagctctgattcaacccctagccagggaactttcataagctgcagttgtggccctaaaaggaaaacaaaggggaGCGACGGCCACACAATTTCCAAGGGGTGAGGATTGAGGCCTCCTATTCTGAGATCAAATTTGCGCCAAAAGCAGGTCACAGGCCAATGCCTTCAGCTGGGCGTAAAGAACCTACAGTTTTAGGCAGGAGAAGATGCAGAAGAGGGTCcagaatttgccaccccaaaGATGCCCCTGTGACACTGTGGCATGAGGAAGATTTCAATTAGAGGCAATTGAGAATCCGGCCACAAAGGAAAagttctctgccctcccccttcccacctAGAAGCAGGGCCGAAGTCTCCCTTGGCGAAGCTGGCACAACTCCCCTCCGCCCCTGCACCAGCAGGAGGGGCAGCCCTGTCGCCAGAGGCAGAGAGGCAGCCGTGGGAGGGGTCCTCGGAAGCAGATCTTACGAAAGCTCTCACCTTATCTTCCGTTTTTCCCCCACACATCTCAACTCTTCTCCACAATTTACCTCCCTGCTCACATGGTACGGAAGCTCCCAAGTCTAACCACTGCAGCGGGCTTTTTCACTTCTTCTCTGCGGAGCCCTCGTgcatgtaaaattaaaaacattggtAGAATTTGTGTGCCTTTTCTCCGTGAACCCGTCTTCAGTCAGTTTTATTTGCCGGCTCCAGGTACTGAACCTCCCAGACAGAGAAATGCTCTCCCTCCCTGATAGATAACGCACAACATATCTCTATTTGTGCAACTTTCCCTGGCTGGTTGCAACAGGACCTATGAGTTGCAACCTCCAGATCAGGAAATGTCCCTTTGCTCAGTGTCCTGGAGTGACAGGTGAGGAAAGGACCCATCATGCCCCTCTGGGGTGtggctgagtgaggtcaggggctGTGGTATTGGCTGAGCTGTGATGTCTTTGGGGAGAGGAAAAACTTTTGGTGGAGTCGCAGGTGTTCTGGTCTCACCTTGGACTCTTGATGTTTGGTCCCCAGAGGCACACCCCCTTCCCTTCCCGCACGTGGGTCCTGGCTCCGCAGCGTGCAGCCTTCTCATTACCGACCCCGGTCTGGTCCACAGGCATGAGAACGCCTCCGCCCTCCAGCCTTGCTTCCTGGTGATGTCATATACGGTGATGTGAAAATACGTGACTCCTATTGGTGACAAAGTCACAGTATTGAGGTTAgttggcatttattttatttaaaatttttttttttttagggccgtgcctgctgcacatggaagttcccaggctaggggtcaaaacggagctgcagctgccggcctgcgccacagccacagcaacactggatccgagccgcgtctgcaacctacacccatagctcacggcactgaacccactgaatgaggccagggattgaccccacgtcctcatggatactagtcggattcgttactgctgagccacaaagggaactcctgttggcaTTTATAATAGAACGAAAAGCTACCTTTCAGGGAGAGGTTAGCAAAAATAGAGGTTCCACGTTCACAGCCCCCTCTCCGACTGTGCCCTTGGACTCCAGGTCAGGAGACCCCCAGTTAGGACAAAACGCACAAGCCGACTGAGGCCCTGGCCCTTCCACGACGGGCAGGCGGCGGGCTCTGGGCAGGTCAGCGTGGTGCGAACGTGCACGGCGTCTAGTGTCCTCCAGGGCACTGGTCGAGGGTAGGCAGCGTGGGACCCAGGCCATCGCTGTCCCGTCTGCCTGGTGGGGTTCTTGCACCTGCTTCCTCGGACCTGCCGTCCACTGCTCCTCAGCAGCGTTCCCGCGCTGGCGGCTGCTCAGAGGCTCACTTTCTGTGAAATGCAGCTTCACCCCTGGTCCTTCTGGAGGcttttccctccacctccctctgctGCGCGATATGCAGGCCCCAACTTGGCCGCCTCTGGGTTTGGCAGATTTGCAACCTGAGGACGAGTTTGCAGTCCTTTGACTGAGTGAGAAACTTCCCGGTGGCCTCTGAGCTTTGCTCTTTCTGTGGCCTCCTTAAAACGGCCTCTGGGTCCACCAGCTGGGATTCTCCTTCTAACTGGTAGGGGACACCATCCTTTAGCCCAGCAGCGCGGGCATCCAGCCTTACTCGTTTATCTTGTATGGGGTGAAGGGCAAAGGCAGGCAGGAACAGAGCCCGTAAGAACTTACAGCCATGCTGAGTGATTTATGTAGAAAGTACCTGCACGTTTGGGAAGAAGTTTCTCGCTATTTTGGGAAGGAAAATCAAAGCTGTGTAAGAAAACcacattttctcttatttgtttgttACTAAAACACCTAGAAAAGCTGTACCTTACGCTTCTGTGTGGCTCACAGGGATCCTGGCCTCCTAAACCGACTGGGTGAACAAATCTGCGTGCCGAGGCTGAGAGGTGGTCTTGGCGGTAGAGGGGACGGGAGCCAGCAGTTCCTGAAACGCTCTAGCAACGCTCTCACACCTGCATCCTTGAATTGGAAGGTCAGTGAACTAACTAGAGCCGGCAGGCAGGTGACACTTTTGGGGATGTCTCTGGACCACTCAGCACTCCTGCTGTGTCGTCCCTTTTACCCGTAGGCCAGGAATCACTGGATTTAAAAGTTTACCTGTCTTCCGTGCCTGCCCCGGAGACCTGCCGTCTGGCCGGCTGCCCAGCCAGCTCCCTCTCGCCTTCCTCTGGTCCAGGGCCTCCGGCTCCTGTAGGTGTGGCCGGGGTGGGCTCTCTTGGGGGTGGCCTGCCTGTTGACCCGTGGAAGGTGGGGTCCTTTGTGGTCCGAATTAATGGATCTGGTTCTTAGACAACAAGTCGCTTGCTAAGGAAATTACCCTCTTCGTTTCTGGTTTTGGTCGGGGGCCCCTTGGTCCAATGCTCAGCGCGAAATCACGGTTCAACTATGCTTTGTCTTTCCGCCTCACTTCTCTCTGTGTTTGACACATGCTGAAAACTAGAGAGCCTGGAGTGGAAAATGCGTCGATAAGATAAAAGCGTTTGCAGTTGTGTTCTGACTTTGATTCGTTTCCTCTGTTACTGTATTTCTCGCAAGATTAATTGCATATTATAATGTGTGCTCAGGCCTCTTGGTGTCGCTTCTAGATATTTGATAGCAGGGTGACTGCGTGCTGCTTTGCCTCGCAGGGACCCTGCCATAACTTCTAAAGGTCACTGAATGCCTGAGTTTTTGAgattaagtaaattaaattttcttgCTCATACTAATAAAAATTTAGCTGCATTCCAAGTATTAGGATAAATTATTGTGCTGTCTGTAGAAATCAGCTCTTCTGTTTCAGTGAAAAGCAGATAAAAACTAtacatgcagagttccctggtggctcagtgggttaaggacccagtgttgtcaccactgtgatggaggtttgatccctggcctgaaaacctCCACATATTTTGggtgagacaaaaacaaacaaacaaaaaaacgcaaAGAAACCCCCACAACAACCCAAAAAACCCTATCCATGCAACGAATCTAATCTGTTCAGTGGTGATGTTAGAATGATGAGGCTTGGCCTGGTCTGGGTAACCTTTCAGCATCGGGCGTGTTCCACACTGAAATGCTGTGGTTTCCGTCAGCAATCAGTTAACTAGATACGGACATGACGATGGCCTCATTCCAGCAGGCGTGTTATTCTTCAAAGCAGTCATTAGCTGCATGTCGATATAGTTTTTGACGAACTGCAGAAGTCTTAATTGTTAAAAAGAATATCAGGTAAATCCGTGAAGGATTTTGATTGTGCTCCAAAGATTAGCTATGTCATCGGAAAGTAAACCGAGACACCTCTTCCCTGCGGTCATACAGCTCGTGACATTCAGCCACCCGCCCGCCGACAAAGGGGACTGATGGCACGTGAGCGACACAGT comes from the Sus scrofa isolate TJ Tabasco breed Duroc chromosome 11, Sscrofa11.1, whole genome shotgun sequence genome and includes:
- the SPACA7 gene encoding sperm acrosome-associated protein 7; translation: MCAPASCPSGSIWLRRSNLPTQPGPEELEGNSFLPQKGHRGPRNGALSPPHTRIGGGGRFRFRRPGLVLGSGLCISDRFPGGRGNSRRVSRTSRDPEQETGWEEAVPPQRGHGQRLPPRHRPWARPPQAGPSGLLAVMSQTLVVPVSWRPGRSPGASSFGRRNMAAHTAATLLVLLLCCWRGADLQPIRLLPVASIELPAKLRKLNDNAHLVSSTELPANLRNLNDDVAAVFDEILVQEILDPNKSTFLEIQRPLAKSAMTTTKEKKSRVETNYRTDAKTTKYEVQFPAEKENRLFVNEEDREILYQIKSLAALERIIESLQRALGDSLEERRKKNKNVFKGGRHYKGKQSLN